A single Polyodon spathula isolate WHYD16114869_AA chromosome 6, ASM1765450v1, whole genome shotgun sequence DNA region contains:
- the LOC121316876 gene encoding lysophosphatidylserine lipase ABHD12-like isoform X2 — MPYFIDLKKPQDQGLNHTCNFYLQPEEGLNIGVWHTVPEALQREAQGKEQSWFESTLDSSHHIILYLHGNAGTRGGDHRVQLYKVLSSLGYHVVTFDYRGWGDSDGSPSEGGMTADAIFMYDWVKKRSRSHPLYIWGHSLGTGVASNLARHLSERGSPPDALILESPFTNIREEAKSHPFSVIYRNLPGFDWFFLDPITASGIRFANDENVKRISCPLLILHAEDDTVVPFHLGKKLYTIAASSPSLREHKVQFIPFQKALGYRHKFIYRSPELPHILRDFLSTSESRA, encoded by the exons ATGCCATACTTCATTGACTTGAAGAAGCCACAGGACCAAGGCTTGAACCACACCTGTAACTTCTACCTTCAACCAGAGGAAGGGCTCAATATTGGTGTCTG GCACACTGTCCCCGAGGCTCTGCAGAGGGAGGCTCAGGGAAAGGAACAGTCTTGGTTTGAAAGTACCTTAGACTCCTCCCACCACATTATCTTGTATTTACATGGCAATGCTGGAACCAG GGGTGGGGACCATAGAGTGCAGCTATATAAG gTCCTTAGTTCCTTAGGCTACCATGTAGTCACATTTGATTACAGAG GGTGGGGGGATTCTGACGGAAGCCCCTCCGAAGGCGGTATGACTGCTGATGCAATCTTTATGTATGACTGGGTGAAAAAGAGGAGCAGAAGCCATCCACTTTATATCTGGGGTCACTCATTGGGAACAGG CGTAGCCTCAAACTTAGCAAGACATCTGTCTGAAAGAG GGAGTCCTCCTGATGCCTTAATCCTAGAGTCTCCATTTACCAACATACGTGAAGAAGCTAAAAGCCATCCTTTTTCAGTG ATTTACAGAAACCTACCTGGATTCGACTGGTTCTTTTTAGACCCAATAACTGCAAGCGGTATAAGATTTGCAAACGATGAGAA TGTGAAACGTATCTCGTGTCCTTTGCTGATTCTCCATGCAGAAGACGATACCGTCGTTCCATTTCATCTTggaaaaaag CTTTATACAATTGCAGCTAGCTCTCCCAGCCTACGTGAACACAAAGTTCAGTTCATTCCATTCCAGAAGGCCCTCGGATACAGACACAAGTTCATCTACAGGAGTCCAGAGCTGCCACATATATTGAG ggaCTTCCTTAGCACATCTGAGTCACGTGCATAG